The segment ttatgaaAGTGAGGGCAGActggaaaatgtttctgaatgtgAGTAGTTGAGCTGGATGAGGTCATGCTGGGCCACTGTTAGTTAACCACAGGCCTATCATGGACAGCTGAACGTTTTTCCAGGAAAGGGAGTGGTTTCTTCTCTGctgaacagacaggaagtgatgcagTGCTGCTATAGGGCGACATGCGGTTAAAACTTTGAACACTTGAATTTAGGTCTGGGATTACATTAGGCTTCATGATACTGAAATGTTAATTACAAACTGAGATAAAAGGTGAAAAGTAGAAATGTATGGAGATCAATGGAAAGACAGtagaaatataaattaatattgaaataatgttttattttttaggacTTCTCCCCTGTGGGTTACTTTAAGTCCACATTAATTAGCTGCTCACCTCGTCAGCCAGCAGGGAAAGCTCGCTGCTGCTGGCAGCGTCATAGTCATAAAGGACTCTGGCTTTGCGGCTTCCATTGGAGCTGCGCAATTCGCTGAATCCGCCTGATGCCGTGGAGCTGCCATGGCCTGCAGACACGCTGGGCAGGGAGGCCGACATAGCGACAGTGGGCACAGAGATGCTGGCCGCGCCTGACACTGATGACTGGTTGTTGTTGGAGAATGATGATGGGAAACTGTGGGGAGGGCGAGAAAGATGATGAGGATTGTCACCTGCAGACTGACGTGCAGctgggtgttttcttttttcttttttaggttTGACACGATAATTTCAGCACTGAGGTTTAATTGTTGCCGTTATCTCTCCCTCAAAGCTGACACCTCCgtgaacttttctttttccacttatCTAACAATCATCATTGCACCTTTTCTTTACAGGAAGTGTTTCTAAAGGTCAAATGGGATGATTAGCCACAAAACGTAAGATAACTATGTCTAAGGACTGTAATGACTTGCTTTAGGAAAATTAGTCTAAAATGAGTAACTAATACTTTAAACATAAGCAGTGACTCAGGTGAATGCTGAGGTCAGTCCACCTTTGGATCGTACGTCTCACAAAGAAAACCTGCAAGCTCACATATTCCACTGTAAGAAAATGTTAAGTAGAGTTATTCAGGACAAGAGAAATTAGAGGCGAGAGTAGTATTTTACCTGCCCAGCTGCTTTTGGAGATCCACCATGTACTGATAGCACTGTGCATAGTACGTAGTCTGGGCTTCCACAAAATCATTCAAGCAGCGTAGGTGGTGTGCCTGGTAACAACAGATTTGATGAGAACTATAGCAAAACTCTACCTATTAAATTAGAACTTTGTAGCCATGTTAGCTTTAGCAGTTTTACCTAAGCAGCTAAACAAACGGTTAACTCATAATGAGTACAGCTTGCTACTAAAtttactaatcaagcagaaactGTTGAAATTCTCCATTTAAAAACTTTGAGAAGCAAATATCTCTGAACATTCTGGAGCCTATTTCTATAAAATGGTACATActttagttttatgtttgtaaCAATAAATACTTCTGGAGGTTCATTGTTAAACGAATAGTTTAGTGTGCACTCTTGCCAAGCGATGAGGAtctagcatgtgtgtgtctgaagctGCTTTCACATATGCACTGGAACCCCCTACTTCTCCAAACTTTACCTAGGTGTCACCTGGACTTTCTCCTGCTATATGCTGCATATGTGAACTGATCCTCCTCAATATGTGAAAACGACTTGAGATAGAGCATTAATGTCAGCTGCTGCCTAATATTTACCAGAGTGAGATTAAGTTCGTGAATCTGTGTTGAGTACGTACATGGGTGCTGCTGACACCTTCTAGCAACAGCCGGGTGATCTCTGCCTGCCGGTCGAACTCACTCTGGGTCATCCTTAATTCCTGCTCTGCCTGAGAGGAAGCAAGCAAACATAATACATTACAGTACTAATTAGCATACATGTGTCTGTACACATCAGGAGGGATAAATATAGTGAATGACTATgttctaaatctaaatcactGACAATGACCCCAATAGCCATTTTACCTCCTAATATGCAATGTTAGTATTGGCTCCACGGTCTAATCTAGAGCTTGTtgcaaagtaaaacatttaaatgaatacaCAAACAGTTGTGTCAAGCACAGTAGAAAATGATACCCTGATATGGCTTTACTGAGTTGGGACCAGGGAAATCAGAGGCAgcaaacaagttaaaaaaaaaaaaaaaaggaaaaaagaaaggcaTAACAAGGCAAGGAAAAACAGGGAACAACACATAACTGAATGTGAAGTTTGTGTCCTGAGCaaaatgtttccttttcctCATATTGAGCCAGTGGATTCAATATGAGACCTGCCGGAACAATGGCTTGTTGAGACTTGCTAAGCGGTTCAATAAACATATGGCTGGAGCAGAGACTGAAGGGGACAATGGACTGAGCCACACAGAGAGGTGCAAAGGAAGCGTTTGTTTCTCGTAGGAGTGCTTCCATAAGGTCCGGCGGTTTGTGACAtggaggagacaaagagagggatagacagcagctgctgacacTACTATCAGAGggtttggtgtgtgtgcatttcgGTTCAATTCAAAGATGGCTCCAACATTCCACTCACCTCTGTCACTTCCTCTGTTCACATCTGCTGCTTTGCGTTTtgaaaacagtgacacagaagTTAAAGCTACAGCTGCTGCACAGCCGCAGCcaacacaacacatttcaaCACTGTGCGTTTGTATGAGATTGTGACGGTAGCATGCTTTGATAAACCCACACCCTGGAGAGGACAGCCGCAGTGTAGCGGTGTAGCACATCAAATATTTCTCATCTTCTGCGTTCACACAGTGAACCACCTCACACTCATAGTTGCAGCAAAGCatcaaacaaaaagtaaagcCGAGCTCAGGCTGGTATTAACCAGCAAAAACTACTGTTTACATTCTCTGTGTTTAGgcaacatttctctcttttatgAACTACCTTATTTTCTGTTGAAAGAACACACATTTGTTAGCAGAGTTTAAACACATCAGACTGTCAACAGTCACTAGAGAACCACacattttcaataaaatgaGTGCGTTGGTGGCCCACAGTGATAACTTAGCCTAGAATGGGCCAGTTGGAAGAACAGTTTTGCTCACTGAGCCAAATTCAAAAAGCTAAAATTTAAAGTCCATTTCTAGCTTTGATATTACACTGTGTTGCTTACTGACACAGTTTGCTGTAACGGTAGAATATCAACAGCTCAGCTTATCTATTTTCTTCCTGGCACAGCCATAATGCTCGACTCTCTAAGGATTTTGTCAGAAACGAGACAAGTTTTGGCTCAGTTGATAAACACTGAGGAATCATCTTCAGAtactgttaaattaaaacagtgcAGATCGGAAGTGATGACAGACTATCTGCAACTTTTAAGACTGTTTAAATGCCAGTTAAAATCAAATGTGGGATCAGTTTGGTCATTGAAACCAACAAGTCAGCATAACACTGATTTTTAACTGGAAAAAGCTGGCTCAGCATGTTCCAGCACCTCTAAAATGtcagaaactgaaactttatactaataaaaactttttaagAAAGAAGCTACTTAGTGCTCGTGTTTTACCAAAACTTGTTGGCTTTTtatattgaattttatttgGTGATGTTTCACATATCACATGGCAGAGGGAAGTTAAAACTGTTGCCAGTAGAGTTGGATCCCCGAAAACCCTTGGATAGGTACCAGTCGGATAACGTTTGGGAAGAAAATTAGAAATCATGTTTGGGTAGGGTTCGATCAGGTAAGTCGAACTTCAGGCCAAATCGGCATAATTGCACTTGAAAATATGACTGtgccaaacaaataaataaatggctaGAGCTCTCAAATGTCTACTTTATTTAATGGGGAGATATTTCAACCCATAGGTCTTCCTCAGAGGGCACTAGAAAACCACCACACAAACTCAACtgacttaaattaaatacactCTAATATTTAGCGGCTCAGGTCGGGTCCATTTGGGAGACCACACTATTTGTCTCATGTCAGTACATGAAATATGCGACCCAATGCTTGCTCTAGTTTTGAAGACAAGACGTGGCAAGAAAGCAACTGCGCAGAAAAAAGGGAAGTCTAAACTTCCTATAGTTGCTCATGTGACTTTATTCAAGTCACAAGAAATAATAGTTTCATGTTGTGTAACTTTGTCAGTCATGACTCCAGATAGAGGATACGCCCAGGCAGcccccccacctcccacccACAATGGCTTTAGACAAAGCAGATTGCACCAACACTGGTTATTAATCAACAAGGAAATACACCATAAATACCCATGTGCAAAAAATAGCAGTGTTTAATTGgcaatgtgtatgtgtgtgtgcttaccACAGCTCTTGCATCAGCCATTCTGGCTTTCTTCAGCCTGGTTTTGGCTGCATCCAGATCCAGGCGTTTGACCTGCAgtagctttctttctttctggacACAAATGACAACACAATAAAACCCTAAGAGAGATAATTCTTCACTGTGAAGCTCTGAGAACCACAAACCTGTTGGTTTTCATGCAGATGAGTTTAGTGCTTTAATCGTGCCTTGTACAGGAGTATGAAATGTGCAATTATTGGTCTTACCTAAAGGACACTCCTGGTTATCTGaggtatgtttttgtttatgataactgtgtgtgtaacagaaTGGTTTGATAATGCCTTGAGGTTCAGCCAGATTTAAGTCAGGGCCAGATAGGTGTACTTCTACATTTAAGGGAATTTAAgcaggtaaaaaagaaaatttggAGATAGTGATTATCAGAAAACTACAGAAATGGAACACAGCAGTTAATACATAAAACTGACACTGACAACGGTCAAGAATCCAGCTCACCAGGATGGTTTTGAAGTCACCCTCTAGAAAGTTTCTGAAAGGTGTCAGGAAGTTGATGGCAGCACTCTGGATGAACTCCCGCTCTGCTCCACCAATCTGCTTCTGAGTCTCACCACATTTTACCAGAGCATTGCCTGAAGTGGTAAACGGCACAAAGAAAACCCCACTCCTGTTACAACAGTGGGCAGGGGATTGCACTGTGTCTACAACGAAGGTCTGAATACTTAAGAGAAGGAACACAATAACCTGTGGATCAGTATAATGTGCTCTGTATGAGACCATGGCGGTGGGGCTGACATAATAAACTGTGGATGGAGGTGAAACTGAACTGCTTTCCACCAACAATTTGATACATCTATAGGGCCATGTACTTGCACGGGTTGATAGTCAAACTTTGTGCATACATGgacacacatttatttgatgtttCTGCACAACTTGTAAAAGTCAATACGTaaacaactaaattaaattaaactgtaagTATAACTgctttataaaaacagaacagtacaTATGTTTGGGCTGCATGTGGATTGACTGTGGAGACTCTTCTCTGACCACTGCTGCTTCCACGTTAGCGTTGACAAAACTGATGTCACTGATACAGTAACAGAcaggaaaagcacaaatttagacaatgaaatgctaaaatgtatttgtgaccAACAAGGAAGTCCTTCTTCAACTTTTAACCACTGTCTAGTTCTATAAATTAAGGAATTTTAAAGGGAGTAAGTGTGTTTATCAACTTTCACTTGTAGAGTCAAGGTTCATCTAgacattttttgtttgcctttgtaGATTTTTAAACTGAACATTGATAAACAGTAAAAACCACTGCAAGCCACAGCCACCATTTCCCAGAATTCAGTcacacagctcagtgttttaCTCACCATAGGCAGTTCCAGGACCAAATTCATTTCCTGAGTCAATCATGGACTGGCCCAGCAGCTCGTGGTTGTTCATACGTGTAGGGGCTTTCTTCTCCAATTTCTCATACACAAATTCTTCTAGCCGGACATCTGCAGTTTGCAACAAGAAAACTCAATTACATAGTCATAAGACTACAGTGAGGACGCCAAGGACAGCCAGCCCAAGTAGCCTGACTTACATTTGccaattaaaatagaaatgtttgtaaCAGCAACGCCgacaagcaaaaacacaaatttctCTCCCACACCTGATTGTTTCATGAACACTGACAATCCTACCCAGCATCACTATGTTAGGTTGTATGTTCATGCAGAAAAAGTAGACCACGTTTACAAAGAGTGTTATTAAAGACTGTAACCGGCAGCTGGCCTGTCCGTGTTTGTTGTGCTACAGTGATATGGCGCCATGGTGTGAACTGAGGAGGATGCACAGCTGAGCTTACAGACCTCACAGACACCCCACTTACTGATGTATGTcaaacaccaacatgaagaAGTGTTTAGCATTTTTATGCTATTTTACTTGTATGC is part of the Anabas testudineus chromosome 2, fAnaTes1.2, whole genome shotgun sequence genome and harbors:
- the sh3glb1a gene encoding endophilin-B1a, producing the protein MDFNVKRLAADAGTFLSRAVQFTEEKLGQAEKTELDAHLEKLLVRAESTKHWTERIMKQTEVLLQPNPNVRLEEFVYEKLEKKAPTRMNNHELLGQSMIDSGNEFGPGTAYGNALVKCGETQKQIGGAEREFIQSAAINFLTPFRNFLEGDFKTILKERKLLQVKRLDLDAAKTRLKKARMADARAVAEQELRMTQSEFDRQAEITRLLLEGVSSTHAHHLRCLNDFVEAQTTYYAQCYQYMVDLQKQLGSFPSSFSNNNQSSVSGAASISVPTVAMSASLPSVSAGHGSSTASGGFSELRSSNGSRKARVLYDYDAASSSELSLLADEVITVSSVPGMDSDWLMGERGTQKGKVPITYLELLN